In Persicimonas caeni, a single window of DNA contains:
- a CDS encoding M61 family metallopeptidase: protein MSALIRFQVSAPQPHEHLLCVRMEIDAVGEEDHVDLSMPVWSPGSYLVREYSRHVQGLRAFGGDGDKRRVRKLDKATWRVDASNCNSLVVEYDLFAHDVNVRANHLDDTHCFFTGVATYLYPHGREDEQVELHVVPPEGYDWQVYTGMERREANQNYFTAPNFDVLFDSPVEMGDYEPLEFEVDGKTHQMVFWGQGNYDRDKLREDLPRVVEANRDIFGGLPYDDYLFITMMSDGAGGGLEHLNSTALIYPRHNFTPGDKPGSPDDGYINFLGLVCHEHFHVWNVKRIRPANLGPFDYQNENYTRDLWTVEGVTSYYDTLGLLRAGVIDANGYLQRLAKRVSQLDRVPGRKLHSLEDASFDAWIKLYRPDEHTRNSTVSYYLKGELACVVLDLHIRQTTDGERSLDDVLRHLWEHYYGADGSGYPEGSYEQIVEEATGVECGEFFDRYIRGTEDFDWNALLAPFGLELERSAKNASAKNASAKKEEKAWLGLSTDPREGRLHVTYVPTASPAHQSGIYAGDEIVAVDGWKVTGDNFSKLIGDKSPGDTIEVHLFRRGELRQYTVELGQTPPDKYRIRTREDASDAQRELLRGWLGSDDVDAEYSG from the coding sequence ATGAGTGCTCTTATTCGGTTTCAAGTCTCAGCGCCCCAACCCCACGAACACCTCCTCTGCGTGCGCATGGAGATCGACGCGGTCGGCGAAGAGGACCACGTCGACCTGAGCATGCCTGTGTGGAGCCCGGGGAGCTACCTGGTGCGCGAGTATTCGCGCCACGTCCAGGGCCTGCGCGCCTTCGGCGGTGACGGCGACAAGCGCCGGGTGCGCAAGCTCGACAAGGCCACCTGGCGCGTCGACGCGTCCAACTGCAACTCGCTGGTCGTCGAGTACGACCTGTTCGCTCACGACGTCAACGTGCGCGCCAACCACCTGGACGATACCCACTGCTTCTTTACCGGCGTGGCCACCTACCTGTACCCCCACGGGCGCGAGGACGAGCAGGTCGAACTGCACGTCGTCCCCCCCGAAGGCTACGACTGGCAGGTCTACACCGGCATGGAGCGCCGCGAGGCGAACCAAAACTACTTCACCGCCCCGAATTTCGACGTCCTCTTCGACTCGCCGGTCGAGATGGGCGACTACGAGCCGCTCGAGTTCGAGGTCGACGGCAAGACTCACCAGATGGTCTTCTGGGGCCAGGGCAACTACGACCGAGACAAGCTGCGCGAGGACCTGCCGCGCGTGGTCGAGGCCAACCGCGACATCTTCGGCGGGCTGCCCTACGACGATTATCTGTTCATCACGATGATGAGCGACGGCGCCGGCGGCGGACTCGAGCACCTCAACTCGACCGCGCTGATCTACCCGCGCCACAACTTCACGCCCGGCGACAAGCCCGGCAGCCCCGACGACGGCTACATCAACTTTCTGGGGCTGGTCTGCCACGAGCATTTCCACGTCTGGAACGTCAAGCGCATCCGGCCCGCCAACCTGGGCCCCTTCGACTACCAGAACGAGAATTACACCCGCGATTTGTGGACCGTCGAGGGCGTGACCAGCTACTACGACACACTCGGCCTGCTGCGCGCCGGCGTCATCGACGCCAACGGCTACCTGCAACGCCTCGCCAAGCGCGTCAGCCAACTCGACCGCGTGCCCGGCCGCAAGCTTCACTCGCTCGAAGACGCCAGCTTCGACGCCTGGATCAAGCTGTACCGCCCCGACGAGCACACCCGTAACTCGACGGTGTCGTACTACCTCAAAGGCGAACTCGCCTGCGTGGTCTTGGACCTGCATATCCGCCAGACCACCGACGGCGAGCGCAGCCTCGACGACGTGCTGCGCCACCTGTGGGAGCACTACTATGGGGCCGACGGCTCGGGCTACCCCGAGGGCTCCTACGAGCAGATCGTCGAAGAGGCCACCGGCGTCGAGTGCGGCGAGTTCTTCGACCGCTATATCCGCGGCACCGAAGACTTCGACTGGAACGCCCTGCTCGCCCCGTTCGGCCTCGAGTTGGAGCGCTCCGCTAAGAATGCCTCCGCCAAGAATGCCTCCGCCAAGAAGGAAGAGAAGGCGTGGCTCGGCCTGAGCACCGACCCCCGCGAAGGCCGTCTCCACGTCACCTACGTGCCCACCGCCAGCCCCGCCCACCAGAGCGGAATCTACGCCGGGGATGAAATCGTCGCCGTCGATGGTTGGAAGGTAACGGGAGACAACTTCTCGAAGCTCATCGGGGACAAGTCCCCGGGAGACACCATCGAGGTCCACCTGTTCCGCCGCGGCGAGCTTCGCCAATACACGGTCGAGCTGGGCCAGACGCCTCCCGACAAGTATCGCATTCGAACGCGCGAAGACGCCTCCGACGCCCAACGCGAGTTGCTTCGCGGCTGGCTCGGCAGCGACGATGTCGACGCCGAGTACTCCGGATAA